The DNA sequence TGAGATTTGTCTTctttgaaagaaagagggagacctGTAAAGCTCTGTGACCCTATTGAGATTGGAGAAGTGGTGGAAGACCCTTATCAAGATGCAGGTGGAGAAGATAAATACTCGAAGCCAGACACAAAAGGCAGCTGCTCAAGCTCAAACACAGAGAAGACTTTCAGCTGATAAAGGGAAAAATGTAGATATATCCCAAATTCTGTTAGAGAAAATGGAGGCCATGTCTGCAAATATAACCAATAATATAACAAAGCAGATGAATGACTTCAAAAGGGAAATAAAACAGGAGATCCGAGCGGACTTGAAAGAGATCCACCAAACAGTGGACAAGATGATGGCAGAAATGCAGGTCACCAAAAGAAGGGTGGATATATTGGAATTTAAGAGTGAAAAAATGGAGAAAGACTTGTGTAAATTGGAGAGTAGGAGAGAACAAGACCTGGATGAGAAAGCATTATGGGAGCAAAGGATGAGGGAAAAGGCAGTGAAAATTAGAGGTCTATTAGAGGAAAAGAACGAGGATCTGTATGAGAAATTAGTTCCAAAAATCGCACAGTTTTTGGAAAAAGAAGTTACAACGTTCCAATTTGAAATTGATAAACTCTTCAGGATTAACTCCCAGATTGCCAGACAAAAGGGCTTGCCAAGAGACGTGGCCCTCCATTTTGTTAGAAAACAAACACGGGATCTATTTTTAAATAAGCACAACGAATCACCATTCCAAATAGAAGGACAAGATTTGAAAGTGCTGAAAGACATTCCGGCGAGATTattgaggagaaggagggaatatACAAGTTTAACTACTCTTTTACGAAGAGAAAAGATCCCATATAGGTGGGAAATCCCAGAGGGTCTAACGTTTTGGTTTCAGAAAAAAAGAGTGAGGATTACGTCTCCAGAGCAGGCAAGAGGTTTCATAAGGAAGTTTACAGACATGAAGAAGTACCAGAATAAACCTGAGGATTTCAATTTGGTTCGACATGGGGATCGAGTGGATGAAGAGGACGATAGAAGAGAGGAAGCAGGCGCAGCTGCAAAAATGAATATAGACCTGATGTTAAAcagaagagaagatgaagatgaggTATTCGAGGAGGGGGAAGTGGATGCCCTAGAGGTGGTGACTTCTGACTTGTTAAGTAATCTGGACTATCAACTGGACATTCAAAGTGGAACAGCGGAGATCGAAGAATTGAGAGGTGGTGACGAGGAAGTTTTTCTTGAAGAATACTTTGATAATTGATAATTGATACTATTTGCTGTGAGTATATATTTCTAGTAGACTGCTATATTTTCTAGATACATTATGGGTCTGCAGGATATTTTGAAAATTGGTACTTGGAACGTCCAAGGCATGAATACTCCTCAAAAACGGAAAAAAATATACCATTACCTTCAAAAGTTGAATTTAGATGTATGTTGCCTTCAAGAAACAAGAATAAGGGAAAGAGATGTTAAGCACCTTAGATGCATTAAGCTTGGTCAAGAATGTGTTGCTgccacaaaatttaaaaagagaggtgTAGTAATATATGTCAAATCTAAATATGGCGTGAGAATCATCTATGCGGATCCGGAAGCCTACTTTCTTATTGTAGAGTTGGAGTATAACACCCAAAAAATTCTTCTGGTTGGAGTTTATGGCCCCTTGAACAACAAAagtaaattttataaaaatttaaagGATAAGTTAATTTCATTGAATTATGATACGATAATCATGTTAGGGGATTGGAATGGGGTGGTGGATCCCAATTTAGATAGAGTGTCagacaaaaaaatgaaaaaatctcAGGGGAAACTTCCCAGAGATTTCTTTGATTTGATGGAATTGGCTGTTCTACGAGATCCCTGGAGAGTGAAATACGGTGATAAAAAGGATTTTACCTTTTACTCGAATAGGCATAAATCTTGGTCAAGACTCgatatgttttggatttctgaacaTTTGGCAACAAAAATCAATAAGGTCAAAATCTGTCCCAAGGTGTGGTCCGACCACAATCCGCTGATTTTGGAATTAGAATTTGGTTCTAGAGAGCATTATTGGAGATTAAATTTAAATATCCTGAGAGATGATAAAATTAGATCGGATGTTAGTAGTCAAATCGtaaattattttaaggaaaattcTAATAAGGGTTCCCCGATGCATATAGTATGGGATGCATCCAAAGCGGTGATCAGGGGTTGTTTAATTCAAAAGTCTTGTGAATTGGCAAGGAGTAAGAAAGAAAAGTTGAATAAACTGTCGGAAGAGTTAGGGAAATGGGAGAAAATCTTGAAAGGGGATACAAAGAATAAGGAAGCGGTCACTGAAATTAAATATCTACAGAACCAGATCTCAATCCTGTTAGtggaagagatggaaaaaaagATGAAGTTTGTAAAAGCGAAATATTGGGAAGGAGCCAACAAGCCTGGTAAATTCTTGGCTTATaggctgaaaaaagaaagaagtaagaGAACAATAGTGTCGATAAAGGACGGAGATAGAATAGTGacagaaaaaaatcaaattaaaaaagtATTAGTTAGATATTTTTCGGAATT is a window from the Sceloporus undulatus isolate JIND9_A2432 ecotype Alabama chromosome 1, SceUnd_v1.1, whole genome shotgun sequence genome containing:
- the LOC121919551 gene encoding myosin-7-like translates to MQVEKINTRSQTQKAAAQAQTQRRLSADKGKNVDISQILLEKMEAMSANITNNITKQMNDFKREIKQEIRADLKEIHQTVDKMMAEMQVTKRRVDILEFKSEKMEKDLCKLESRREQDLDEKALWEQRMREKAVKIRGLLEEKNEDLYEKLVPKIAQFLEKEVTTFQFEIDKLFRINSQIARQKGLPRDVALHFVRKQTRDLFLNKHNESPFQIEGQDLKVLKDIPARLLRRRREYTSLTTLLRREKIPYRWEIPEGLTFWFQKKRVRITSPEQARGFIRKFTDMKKYQNKPEDFNLVRHGDRVDEEDDRREEAGAAAKMNIDLMLNRREDEDEVFEEGEVDALEVVTSDLLSNLDYQLDIQSGTAEIEELRGGDEEVFLEEYFDN